Genomic window (Deltaproteobacteria bacterium):
GTTCATTTCGGCCACCAAACCCGGCGTTGGAACCCGAAGATGAAACCTTATATCTTCGGGGCTCGAAACGGCATCTACATCATTGACCTTCAGAAAACGGTTCAGCTCTTTAAAACGGCCTACCACTTCGTCGTCGAAACCGTAAGCACCGGCCATTCCGTCCTTTTCGTGGGCACAAAAAAACAGGCGGCTGATTCGATTTATGAGGAAGCTATCCGGGCGGAGATGTACTATGTCAACCACCGATGGCTGGGTGGGATGCTGACTAATTTCCAGACGATCAAGAAAAGTATTGATCGGCTTAAGCATTTGGAAACGATGAAAGAAGACGGCTCTATAAATAACTTTCCCAAGAAAGAGATCCTCTCCATGGAGCGGATGATGGAGAAATTGAGAAGGAATCTGGGCGGCATTAAGGATATGGGGCAGCTGCCTGGAGCGCTTTTTGTCATTGATCCGCGACGGGAGAAGATCGCCGTTTCTGAAGCGCGGAGGCTGCAAATCCCGGTCGTGGCCGTGGTGGATTCTAATTGTGATCCAGATGAAATTGATTACGTGATCCCCGGTAATGATGACGCCATCAGGGCCATCCGACTGATGACCTCCCGGATTGCCGACGCCTGTGTTGAGGGTCGAGAGCGCTTCAATGAAAGAATGGCGGCCGAGGAGGAAGTCGAGGCTGAAGCTGAGGAGGGGGTCATGGAAGAGGCCGCGCCTGGACAGGCTTATGTTTCGGGACAGCCCAGAAGCAAGAGGGATATGGAGCCCGCCGTGCCTGAAGTAATCGTCGTGCACCAGAGTGAGGAAGAGAACCAGGAGTCAGAATAGACCATCATACGGCCCGAGACGCCGTCGGGTCTTTATATAAGAACTAAGGAGTCAATTGTGGAAATCACAGCAAGTATGGTCAAGGAACTCAGAAACAAGACCGGCACCGGGGTGATGGACTGCAAGGAAGCCCTGAAGGAATCCAATGGAGACATGGAAAAGGCCATGGATTTTCTGCGCCAGAAGGGTCTGGCCACCGCCCGAAAACGGGCCGGGCGGGCGACTCAAAACGGCCTGATCCATGCCTATATTCACAGTGGCGGTAGTCTCGGGGTGCTGGTCGAGGTCAACTGTGAAACCGATTTCGTGGCTAAAACCGACCAGTTCCAGGACTTCGTGCATAATCTAGCCATGCACGTGGCTGCGGTAAATCCCATCTGCATTGATCCGGAATCCCTGCCCGAAATCGTCCTGGCCAGGGAACGGGAAATATATAAAGCCCAGGCCCTGGATATGGGGAAACCGGAAAAGATACTGGATAAGATTGTGCAGGGTAAGCTAAAGAAGTTTTATACAGACGTCTGTCTTCTCAACCAGGCCTATGTTAAAGACCCTGATAAAACCATCCAGGATTTTCTCAATGAAACCATAGCCAGCCTCGGGGAGAACATCAACATCCGCCGGTTCATACGGTTTCAGCTGGGTGAGGCGCTGGAGGAAGCGAAGGAATAGCCCTATTTCGGGGGAGGCATGGACGCGGCCTTTAAATATTCTCGGGTACTCCTGAAGTTCAGCGGGGAAGCCTTACAGGGCCCTGATGGTTTTGGCATTGATCCTCAGGCGCTCATAAACATCACTGATCAAATAGTCGAGGTCTTGAACCTGGCCACTGACCTGGCGCTTGCGCTGGTCGTGGGCGGAGGCAACATCTTTCGTGGCGAACGCCTCGAAGAAACCGGTCTTAAACGTACGACCGGAGACTACATGGGCATGCTGGGCACCATTATAAACGCCTTGGCCATTCAGGAGTACCTGGAAGCGCAGGGCTTTGAAACAAGGGTCCTGTCTGCCTTGAAGGTTGAGGGAGTGGCTGAGGCATATATCCGCCGACGGGCCATCCGCCACCTGGAAAAAGGTCGGGTGGTCATCTTTGCCGGAGGCACCGGTAATCCATATTTCACAACAGACACGGCCGCTGTGCTCCGGGCGAACGAGATGGGGGCCGAGATCCTCCTCAAGGCTACCAAAGTAGACGGGATCTACGATTCTGATCCGGAAAAAAACCCTGACGCTAAATTTTATCCCAGGTTGACTTACATGGAGGTGATTGAAAAACGCCTGAAGGTCATGGACACGACGGCCATTTCACTGGCCATGGAGAACAATCTGCCCATTAATGTCTTTAATTTTTCCACCCGAGGCATTATAAGGCGCGTTTTATCCGGCGAATCGGTAGGAACCCTGGTCACCGGATGATGGAGGCTGATA
Coding sequences:
- the rpsB gene encoding 30S ribosomal protein S2, translated to MSQVTMKQLLEAGVHFGHQTRRWNPKMKPYIFGARNGIYIIDLQKTVQLFKTAYHFVVETVSTGHSVLFVGTKKQAADSIYEEAIRAEMYYVNHRWLGGMLTNFQTIKKSIDRLKHLETMKEDGSINNFPKKEILSMERMMEKLRRNLGGIKDMGQLPGALFVIDPRREKIAVSEARRLQIPVVAVVDSNCDPDEIDYVIPGNDDAIRAIRLMTSRIADACVEGRERFNERMAAEEEVEAEAEEGVMEEAAPGQAYVSGQPRSKRDMEPAVPEVIVVHQSEEENQESE
- the tsf gene encoding translation elongation factor Ts — protein: MVEITASMVKELRNKTGTGVMDCKEALKESNGDMEKAMDFLRQKGLATARKRAGRATQNGLIHAYIHSGGSLGVLVEVNCETDFVAKTDQFQDFVHNLAMHVAAVNPICIDPESLPEIVLAREREIYKAQALDMGKPEKILDKIVQGKLKKFYTDVCLLNQAYVKDPDKTIQDFLNETIASLGENINIRRFIRFQLGEALEEAKE
- a CDS encoding UMP kinase; translated protein: MDAAFKYSRVLLKFSGEALQGPDGFGIDPQALINITDQIVEVLNLATDLALALVVGGGNIFRGERLEETGLKRTTGDYMGMLGTIINALAIQEYLEAQGFETRVLSALKVEGVAEAYIRRRAIRHLEKGRVVIFAGGTGNPYFTTDTAAVLRANEMGAEILLKATKVDGIYDSDPEKNPDAKFYPRLTYMEVIEKRLKVMDTTAISLAMENNLPINVFNFSTRGIIRRVLSGESVGTLVTG